The following proteins come from a genomic window of Dysidea avara chromosome 12, odDysAvar1.4, whole genome shotgun sequence:
- the LOC136241082 gene encoding non-structural maintenance of chromosomes element 4 homolog A-like produces MSGEASGSSQRPTAVNEDAKQLQREKYRQLHSDTEKKREDLISPGNQGLRDVLRNANDVVAQVIGTREAALDAQVISLVSDLGDEQLRNIKTDIITFDPRVFNQKILTMLGGRESEDLERLDWSRLGSKVCKTFRSAPTVDFLYGGLEIEPMKQRVQRQRQKREPIGEAKKPREIKQVEEEEEATTKDVSHLLTELRKACNESGDNFVHFFEFLAHPTSFSQTVENIFHFSFLIKEGRAGVQVLDDQPYIFLPKNVDQAGQAQRPSTNQCIISLDMDSWKKITETYELLPFKPRVEQKAPP; encoded by the exons ATGAGCGGGGAAGCTAGCGGGAGTAGCCAGCGACCAACAGCAGTCAATGAAGATGCCAAACAGTTACAAAGAGAGAAATACCGACAATTACACAGTGACACTGAGA AGAAGAGAGAGGATCTGATTAGCCCAGGAAACCAGGGGCTGAGGGATGTCCTGCGTAACGCTAATGATGTGGTCGCACAAG TGATCGGGACGAGGGAGGCGGCTCTTGATGCTCAGGTGATCAGTTTAGTGTCGGACTTGGGAGACGAGCAACTCCGTAACATCAAGACAGACATCATCACATTTGACCCTCGAGTGTTCAACCAGAAAATT tTAACAATGTTGGGAGGGCGTGAATCAGAAGATTTAGAACGTCTGGATTGGTCTCGGCTTGGCAGTAAAGTTTGCAAGACGTTTCGCAGTGCTCCGACTGTTGATTTCTT ATATGGAGGTTTAGAAATAGAGCCAATGAAGCAAAGAGTGCAACGTCAGCGACAGAAAAGGGAACCAATAGGAGAAGCCAAGAAGCCTCGTGAA ATCAAACAAGTTGAAGAGGAAGAAGAAGCTACTACTAAAGATGTCAGCCATCTTCTGACTGAGCTAAGGAAGGCATGTAATGAGTCAGGAG ATAACTTTGTACACTTCTTTGAGTTTCTAGCTCATCCCACGTCGTTTTCACAGACGGTAGAGAACATTTTCCACTTTTCATTTCTGATAAAG GAGGGAAGAGCTGGGGTACAGGTGCTTGATGATCAACCATATATATTTCTAC CTAAAAACGTGGATCAAGCTGGTCAGGCTCAACGTCCCAGCACTAATCAATGTATCATTTCACTAGACATGGATTCATGGAAG AAAATCACCGAAACTTATGAGTTGCTGCCGTTCAAGCCACGGGTAGAACAAAAG GCTCCACCATAA
- the LOC136241077 gene encoding TNF receptor-associated factor 5-like, which yields MAVATTLNGGGGYEYQFVDTPLDMFVCKICQYPSREPYLSECCGHTFCKSCLEAVKRSTTITKACPICRDEKFVTFRNRQTDRAIRSLHVFCTNKKKGCEWQGEVNDIINHLGNSDGCQFEDVTCSNDCGKCLQRQYLTGHVEDECVRRKVDCQYCHITGEHQFVEGEHKEQCPKFPIACPNKCEADNIPREGIDEHRKMCPLEEVTCPNDCGMTLQRQYLSTHVKMECQRLKVDCQYCHIRGEHQFIEGEHKEQCPKFPIACPNKCEVGSVPRDDVEEHMKICPLELIQCEYHVVGCEERMARKDQKKHSKEKIEEHLSFTTRQLINTQHNLANSQVEAVDSKDKLSTKITQTGTDLATSKQQLTSAQLDAVKTIDKLIQRLADTKADLKSTQEEARKTKDDLTQQLALTNQKLTNTQRDLNTTKQQLATTCQNLTKAEKEHITLAANTDEVLAKLETKFQTKITEIETAAQKRITELETKLETKLEQKNELLQLVIGKETIQHYANINTSSSKLSSGDQVVPVIMKMSEYTKKSDRVWWYSDSFYTHRKGYKMCLYVNAVSSSGYMTVVLWLMKGLYDDQLRWPLKGHCEVKLLNQSSNSEHHLGNGKYWGNGHKRVIYGERNVFSMWYTNQFISHEHLHKITPTCQYLKDDSIFLQVDYKLGTV from the coding sequence ATGGCAGTAGCCACCACGCTCAATGGCGGGGGCGGGTACGAATACCAGTTTGTGGATACTCCATTAGATATGTTTGTGTGTAAGATTTGTCAGTACCCGAGTAGAGAACCTTATCTTAGTGAATGCTGTGGTCACACATTTTGTAAGTCTTGTCTTGAGGCTGTGAAGAGATCTACCACCATTACTAAAGCTTGTCCCATTTGTCGAGATGAAAAATTTGTCACTTTTCGCAACAGACAAACTGACCGAGCTATCAGGAGTCTTCATGTGTTTTGTACTAACAAGAAGAAAGGatgtgagtggcagggtgaagtGAATGACATCATCAATCACCTTGGAAACAGTGACGGTTGTCAATTTGAAGATGTGACATGCTCCAATGATTGTGGAAAGTGTTTACAACGACAATATCTGACTGGTCATGTTGAGGATGAGTGTGTACGTCgtaaggttgactgtcagtattgccacattacaggagaacatcagtttgttgagggtgaacacaaggaacagtgtcccAAGTTCCCCATAGCttgtcccaacaagtgtgaaGCTGATAACATACCTCGTGAGGGTATTGATGAACACAGGAAGATGTGTccacttgaagaagttacctgtcCTAATGATTGTGGAATGACCTTACAACGACAGTACCTATCCACCCATGTCAAGATGGAGTGTCAACGTCTtaaggttgactgtcagtattgccacattagaggagaacatcagtttattgagggtgaacacaaggaacagtgtcccAAGTTCCCCATAGcctgtcccaacaagtgtgaggTTGGTAGTGTCCCAAGAGATGATGTAGAAGAACACATGAAGATATGCCCACTGGAGCTAATCCAGTGTGAGTATCACGTGGTGGGTTGTGAGGAGAGGATGGCTCGTAAGGATCAGAAGAAACACAGCAAGGAGAAGATCGAAGAACACTTGTCCTTTACCACACGTCAGCTCATTAACACTCAACACAATTTAGCTAATAGTCAAGTTGAGGCAGTAGACAGTAAAGATAAGCTATCAACAAAGATTACACAGACGGGAACAGATCTGGCTACTAGTAAGCAACAGCTGACCAGTGCTCAACTTGATGCTGTGAAGACGATTGATAAACTGATACAGAGACTAGCTGATACTAAAGCTGATTTGAAGTCTACCCAAGAAGAGGCCAGGAAGACAAAGGATGATCTTACTCAACAACTTGCACTAACTAATCAAAAACTCACTAACACACAAAGAGATCTTAAcactacaaaacaacaactaGCCACAACTTGTCAAAATCTTACAAAAGCTGAAAAGGAACACATCACACTAGCTGCCAATACTGATGAGGTACTAGCTAAACTGGAGACCAAATTCCaaacaaagatcactgagattgAAACTGCTGCTCAGAAGAGGATCACTGAACTGGAAACTAAACTGGAAACTAAACTGGAACAGAAAAATGAATTGTTACAACTTGTTATTGGTAAAGAGACCATACAACATTACGCTAATATCAACACTTCATCATCAAAGTTATCATCAGGTGATCAAGTTGTTCCAGTGATTATGAAGATGTCAGAGTATACCAAGAAGAGTGATAGGGTTTGGTGGTACAGTGACTCATTCTATACTCATCGCAAGGGATACAAAATGTGTTTGTATGTCAATGCTGTTAGTAGTAGTGGTTACATGACAGTGGTCCTGTGGCTCATGAAGGGTCTATATGATGATCAGTTAAGGTGGCCACTGAAGGGACATTGTGAGGTGAAGTTGTTGAACCAGAGCAGTAACAGTGAACATCATTTAGGGAATGGGAAGTATTGGGGTAATGGTCATAAGAGAGTCATCTATGGGGAGAGAAATGTATTTTCCATGTGGTACACTAATCAGTTCATTTCCCATGAACACCTCCACAAGATCACTCCCACATGTCAGTACCTCAAAGATGATAGTATCTTCCTTCAAGTAGACTATAAACTAGGTACAGTGTGA